In the genome of Gloeotrichia echinulata CP02, one region contains:
- a CDS encoding M48 family metallopeptidase, with amino-acid sequence MPTYTGISSEAFRHPLDRQAEQALRNLPGFDLIARKFVEFVYERPQLVYLMGNTIQVGPRQYSTIYQIFRECVRDLDIYPEPAIFVSQNPQANSYALGQENPYIVINTGILDLLDEIEIRAVLAHELGHIKCGHTILIQMAMWAMNAASALGELTFGIGNFVTQALIYAFFEWRRKAELSADRAALLVIDDLNPVMSTMMKISGGSIKYANECSLQEFIKQSENYQALDADGLNQVYKFLIYNGGQGMMLSHPFPVERLHYLRAWAVSEEFQQIRQGNYQRCRWPATPTPATGAVNVDAQTPQNDAENLRRQIEELQREIDRMKRSE; translated from the coding sequence ATGCCAACTTACACAGGAATTTCCAGCGAAGCCTTCAGACATCCACTGGATCGCCAAGCCGAGCAAGCTTTACGGAATTTACCGGGATTTGATTTAATAGCTCGTAAATTTGTGGAATTTGTCTATGAACGCCCTCAGTTAGTCTATTTAATGGGCAACACCATCCAAGTTGGGCCGCGTCAATATTCCACTATTTACCAGATCTTTCGGGAATGTGTGCGAGATTTAGACATTTATCCCGAACCTGCAATATTTGTCTCGCAAAATCCCCAAGCAAATAGCTATGCTCTGGGACAAGAGAATCCTTACATAGTCATAAATACAGGGATACTAGATTTACTTGACGAAATCGAAATTCGGGCCGTGCTAGCCCATGAACTGGGGCATATTAAATGTGGTCATACTATTTTAATTCAAATGGCGATGTGGGCAATGAATGCTGCTTCTGCCCTAGGTGAATTAACCTTTGGCATAGGTAATTTTGTGACTCAAGCCTTGATTTATGCCTTTTTTGAATGGCGGCGCAAAGCTGAGTTATCGGCAGACAGGGCGGCGCTTTTGGTCATAGATGACTTGAATCCAGTCATGTCCACGATGATGAAAATTTCTGGTGGGAGTATAAAATATGCCAATGAATGCAGTTTACAAGAGTTTATCAAGCAATCAGAAAATTATCAGGCACTCGATGCAGACGGACTAAATCAAGTCTACAAATTTTTGATTTATAATGGCGGTCAAGGTATGATGCTGAGTCATCCATTCCCTGTAGAGCGGTTACATTATTTACGGGCATGGGCAGTATCAGAAGAATTCCAGCAAATTCGCCAGGGAAACTATCAGCGATGCCGATGGCCGGCTACGCCAACGCCTGCTACCGGTGCTGTAAATGTTGATGCCCAAACTCCGCAAAATGACGCAGAAAACTTGCGTCGTCAAATTGAAGAATTGCAACGAGAAATTGACAGAATGAAAAGGTCAGAGTAA